A window from Streptomyces sp. NBC_00271 encodes these proteins:
- a CDS encoding carbohydrate ABC transporter permease, whose protein sequence is MAAPALLLFGLFGLVPLVGVVPLGFARWDGLGSIGWAGGANWSSVLTDGATWQALWLTVKVMVISWLVQTPLALALGVFQAPHGRLRSLFAVLWFLPLLLSAVAIGLTWQALLDPSFGIGATPGLHWLARPLLGSPDLALYTVIFVIAWQFVPFHALLYQAGIRQIPTALYEAAAIDGAGPATRFLRITLPQLKYTMVTSSTLMLVGSLTYFDLIFVLSGGTGGPGTATRVLPLAMYITGFQAHDMGRASAVATLLVAFGLGLSLLTTRLSGFTRMDSQQEGL, encoded by the coding sequence ATGGCGGCCCCCGCCCTGCTCCTCTTCGGTCTGTTCGGTCTGGTTCCCCTCGTGGGCGTGGTGCCGCTCGGCTTCGCCCGCTGGGACGGCCTGGGCTCCATCGGCTGGGCCGGCGGCGCCAACTGGAGTTCCGTCCTGACGGACGGCGCCACCTGGCAGGCGCTGTGGCTCACGGTCAAGGTGATGGTGATCAGCTGGCTGGTCCAGACACCGCTGGCTCTCGCCCTCGGCGTCTTCCAGGCGCCGCACGGGCGGCTGCGCTCCCTCTTCGCGGTGCTCTGGTTCCTGCCCCTGCTGCTGTCCGCCGTGGCGATCGGACTGACCTGGCAGGCCCTGCTCGACCCGTCGTTCGGCATCGGTGCCACGCCCGGACTGCACTGGCTGGCAAGGCCGTTGCTGGGCTCGCCGGACCTGGCGCTGTACACGGTGATCTTCGTGATCGCCTGGCAGTTCGTGCCGTTCCACGCACTGCTCTACCAGGCCGGGATACGGCAGATCCCGACCGCGCTGTACGAGGCCGCCGCGATCGACGGCGCCGGTCCTGCGACCCGGTTCCTGCGCATCACGCTGCCGCAACTGAAGTACACGATGGTCACGTCCAGCACGCTCATGCTGGTGGGCTCGCTGACGTACTTCGACCTCATCTTCGTGCTGTCCGGCGGCACCGGCGGTCCCGGCACCGCCACCCGCGTGCTGCCGCTGGCCATGTACATCACGGGTTTCCAGGCGCACGACATGGGTCGGGCCAGCGCGGTCGCCACTCTGCTGGTGGCGTTCGGCCTCGGTCTGTCGCTGCTGACCACCCGCCTGTCCGGGTTCACCCGGATGGACAGCCAACAGGAGGGCCTGTGA
- a CDS encoding extracellular solute-binding protein: protein MRGFRNIRARRVIASAVTVAAAFGLAACGTSGPSTTTSAKGLTMWALNDQAILKESVDAYNKDHPDEKITLQLYANDDYKQKLRVAFGANQAPDIFFSWGGGALDDYVKAGKVDALTAAQVKTDRFTPSVMQSATLGGKVYGVPANGLAPVVLYYNKKVLKSAGVEPPKTYDELMTAVGKLKGDGVIPLSLAANSKWPTLMYLEYLLDRMGGTQAFSKIASGDATAWTDPTVTKANQYLQDLAKAGAFGNNASSVNYDQGASTALLYTGKAGMEVMGTWEYANLVKAAPDFVKKDLGYVAFPTLTGGAGNAKSIVGNPSNFLSLNASSGHKSAAVTYLKDYVLDDSQVDAYLAAGSVPPVNGLESKLAATKSSDKAWLTFVYDLVQNAPSFQLSWDQALPSDQADPLLTNVDKSFLRQIKPEQFGVNMSKAGS, encoded by the coding sequence ATGCGCGGATTCCGGAACATCAGAGCCCGGCGCGTCATCGCGTCCGCCGTCACCGTCGCGGCGGCCTTCGGCCTTGCCGCGTGCGGGACTTCGGGACCGTCCACGACGACGTCGGCCAAGGGCCTGACGATGTGGGCACTGAACGACCAGGCGATCCTCAAGGAGTCCGTCGACGCCTACAACAAGGACCACCCCGACGAGAAGATCACGCTGCAGCTGTACGCGAACGACGACTACAAGCAGAAGCTGCGGGTGGCCTTCGGCGCGAACCAGGCACCGGACATCTTCTTCAGCTGGGGCGGCGGCGCGCTGGACGACTACGTCAAGGCGGGCAAGGTCGACGCGCTGACGGCGGCACAGGTGAAGACGGACCGGTTCACGCCGAGCGTGATGCAGAGCGCCACCCTCGGCGGCAAGGTCTACGGCGTGCCCGCCAACGGCCTCGCCCCGGTCGTCCTCTACTACAACAAGAAGGTGCTCAAGAGCGCGGGCGTGGAGCCGCCGAAGACATACGACGAGCTGATGACGGCCGTGGGGAAGCTGAAGGGCGACGGAGTGATCCCGCTGTCCCTCGCGGCGAACTCCAAGTGGCCGACGCTGATGTACCTGGAGTACCTACTCGACCGCATGGGCGGGACCCAGGCGTTCTCGAAGATCGCTTCCGGTGACGCCACGGCGTGGACGGACCCGACGGTCACCAAGGCCAACCAGTACCTCCAGGACCTGGCCAAGGCGGGCGCGTTCGGGAACAACGCCTCCTCCGTGAACTACGACCAGGGCGCCTCCACGGCTCTGCTCTACACCGGCAAGGCGGGCATGGAGGTGATGGGCACCTGGGAGTACGCCAACCTCGTCAAGGCCGCACCGGACTTCGTCAAGAAGGACCTGGGCTATGTCGCCTTCCCGACGCTGACCGGAGGCGCGGGCAACGCGAAGAGCATCGTCGGCAACCCCTCGAACTTCCTGTCGCTCAACGCGTCGAGCGGGCACAAGTCCGCTGCCGTCACCTACCTGAAGGACTACGTCCTCGACGACTCCCAGGTCGACGCCTACCTCGCGGCGGGCAGCGTGCCGCCGGTCAACGGTCTGGAGTCGAAGCTGGCGGCGACGAAGTCGTCCGACAAGGCGTGGCTGACGTTCGTCTACGACCTGGTGCAGAACGCCCCGAGCTTCCAGCTCTCCTGGGACCAGGCCCTGCCCTCGGACCAGGCCGACCCGCTCCTGACCAACGTCGACAAGTCGTTCCTGCGGCAGATCAAGCCCGAGCAGTTCGGCGTGAACATGAGCAAGGCGGGCTCGTAG